In the genome of Nymphaea colorata isolate Beijing-Zhang1983 chromosome 9, ASM883128v2, whole genome shotgun sequence, one region contains:
- the LOC116259803 gene encoding transcription factor bHLH112-like isoform X1, producing the protein MAMAAEDGCESSAAGSSSNSAVNWWATSMQEVHGSPLCSWPSHCDVQLPWRAAGGTAAGSRRRRAADPACCNGEEEEEMLSTTNSFSARYRSSLGVESQDVMPQSGSHVHLSLEPTTPPGAHVWNQVFHGVGSNGELPHNQVDGDKLLAAFTSKTLRTEIFEPPPDHFSKPETNWEFTNYSGGFDHEKLNFLVNNWSIAPLDSQAAQNLTDESASSCTTLNSALNLYQEGNLSQFDLRPEFKLDNPSSSSYSDGGSGAGNTMNPVSFSPCFRNYSKEGKQIEASNAPFGASNCGTYGDDQLSLSGSNAADRPWRSTRSAADVIYFGSGTLNKPLLDFQASKMHMKGPELQSCKKSSHETSLSSRDNVRGEAGSSDETNKKKKMEDDSHTVQKKQKQEGSSVLSSKLQVPKVKLGDRITALQQIVAPFGKTDTASVLLEAITYIKFMQEQVVLLLNHPYMKPTPSTQRDHNLWGGVESRAEAKMDLRSRGLCLVPISFTPQVCRESTGVDYWTPTYRGCLYR; encoded by the exons atggcaatGGCGGCAGAGGATGGTTGTGAGAGTTCGGCTGCAGGTTCTTCTTCTAATTCTGCGGTGAACTGGTGGGCAACGTCCATGCAGGAGGTTCATGGGAGTCCGCTCTGCAGTTGGCCGAGCCACTGCGACGTCCAGCTGCCTTGGAGGGCTGCAGGCGGGACGGCGGCCGgcagcaggaggaggagggcCGCCGACCCAGCTTGCTGTaatggggaggaggaggaggagatgcTGTCCACCACCAATTCGTTCTCCGCTAGGTACCGGTCGAGCCTGGGCGTGGAGTCGCAAGATGTCATGCCCCAGTCCGGCTCTCACGTCCACCTATCCCTGGAGCCAACAACGCCACCGGGTGCCCACGTCTGGAACCAAGTCTTCCA TGGTGTCGGCAGCAATGGAGAATTGCCACATAACCAAGTCGATGGCGACAAGTTGCTTGCAGCATTTACATCGAAGACATTGAGAACAGAAATATTTGAGCCCCCTCCAGATCACTTTAGCAAACCAGAAACCAATTGGGAATTTACAAACTACAGTGGTGGATTCGATCAcgaaaaattgaattttcttgtgAATAATTGGTCAATCGCTCCTCTTGATTCTCAAGCCGCCCAAAATCTCACTGATGAATCGGCTTCCTCGTGTACCACTTTGAATTCTGCACTTAACCTGTACCAAGAGGGCAATCTCAGCCAGTTTGACCTGAGACCGGAGTTCAAGCTGGACAATCCCAGTTCTTCTTCCTATTCTGACGGCGGCAGCGGCGCTGGAAACACGATGAACCCCGTCAGTTTCTCACCATGTTTTAGGAATTACAGCAAGGAAGGAAAGCAAATTGAAGCTTCTAATGCTCCATTCGGCGCCTCCAACTGTGGGACTTATGGAGATGATCAGTTGTCATTGAGTGGTTCAAACGCAGCTGATAGGCCTTGGCGTAGCACTAGAAGTGCTGCAGATGTAATCTACTTTGGATCAGGGACTTTAAACAAACCATTATTGGATTTTCAAGCTTCAAAGATGCATATGAAGGGCCCGGAATTGCAGAGTTGCAAGAAATCTTCTCACGAGACTTCCCTATCG AGTAGAGACAATGTGAGAGGGGAAGCTGGCAGTTCTGATGaaacgaacaagaagaagaagatggaagaTGATTCTCATACTgtacagaaaaagcaaaagcaggAGGGCTCCAGCGTGCTTTCTTCTAAG TTGCAGGTCCCAAAAGTAAAACTCGGGGACAGAATCACAGCTTTGCAGCAGATTGTAGCACCTTTTGGAAAG ACTGATACTGCATCTGTACTACTTGAAGCAATTACGTACATCAAATTTATGCAGGAGCAAGTGGTG TTGCTGCTTAATCATCCATATATGAAGCCTACTCCAAGCACGCAAAGG GACCATAATTTATGGGGAGGAGTCGAGAGCAGGGCAGAAGCGAAGATGGACTTGAGGAGTAGAGGCTTATGCCTTGTTCCCATTTCATTCACTCCTCAAGTATGCCGTGAAAGTACAGGAGTTGATTATTGGACCCCTACTTATAGAGGTTGTTTGTATAGATGA
- the LOC116259803 gene encoding transcription factor bHLH112-like isoform X2: MAMAAEDGCESSAAGSSSNSAVNWWATSMQEVHGSPLCSWPSHCDVQLPWRAAGGTAAGSRRRRAADPACCNGEEEEEMLSTTNSFSARYRSSLGVESQDVMPQSGSHVHLSLEPTTPPGAHVWNQVFHGVGSNGELPHNQVDGDKLLAAFTSKTLRTEIFEPPPDHFSKPETNWEFTNYSGGFDHEKLNFLVNNWSIAPLDSQAAQNLTDESASSCTTLNSALNLYQEGNLSQFDLRPEFKLDNPSSSSYSDGGSGAGNTMNPVSFSPCFRNYSKEGKQIEASNAPFGASNCGTYGDDQLSLSGSNAADRPWRSTRSAADVIYFGSGTLNKPLLDFQASKMHMKGPELQSCKKSSHETSLSSRDNVRGEAGSSDETNKKKKMEDDSHTVQKKQKQEGSSVLSSKVPKVKLGDRITALQQIVAPFGKTDTASVLLEAITYIKFMQEQVVLLLNHPYMKPTPSTQRDHNLWGGVESRAEAKMDLRSRGLCLVPISFTPQVCRESTGVDYWTPTYRGCLYR, from the exons atggcaatGGCGGCAGAGGATGGTTGTGAGAGTTCGGCTGCAGGTTCTTCTTCTAATTCTGCGGTGAACTGGTGGGCAACGTCCATGCAGGAGGTTCATGGGAGTCCGCTCTGCAGTTGGCCGAGCCACTGCGACGTCCAGCTGCCTTGGAGGGCTGCAGGCGGGACGGCGGCCGgcagcaggaggaggagggcCGCCGACCCAGCTTGCTGTaatggggaggaggaggaggagatgcTGTCCACCACCAATTCGTTCTCCGCTAGGTACCGGTCGAGCCTGGGCGTGGAGTCGCAAGATGTCATGCCCCAGTCCGGCTCTCACGTCCACCTATCCCTGGAGCCAACAACGCCACCGGGTGCCCACGTCTGGAACCAAGTCTTCCA TGGTGTCGGCAGCAATGGAGAATTGCCACATAACCAAGTCGATGGCGACAAGTTGCTTGCAGCATTTACATCGAAGACATTGAGAACAGAAATATTTGAGCCCCCTCCAGATCACTTTAGCAAACCAGAAACCAATTGGGAATTTACAAACTACAGTGGTGGATTCGATCAcgaaaaattgaattttcttgtgAATAATTGGTCAATCGCTCCTCTTGATTCTCAAGCCGCCCAAAATCTCACTGATGAATCGGCTTCCTCGTGTACCACTTTGAATTCTGCACTTAACCTGTACCAAGAGGGCAATCTCAGCCAGTTTGACCTGAGACCGGAGTTCAAGCTGGACAATCCCAGTTCTTCTTCCTATTCTGACGGCGGCAGCGGCGCTGGAAACACGATGAACCCCGTCAGTTTCTCACCATGTTTTAGGAATTACAGCAAGGAAGGAAAGCAAATTGAAGCTTCTAATGCTCCATTCGGCGCCTCCAACTGTGGGACTTATGGAGATGATCAGTTGTCATTGAGTGGTTCAAACGCAGCTGATAGGCCTTGGCGTAGCACTAGAAGTGCTGCAGATGTAATCTACTTTGGATCAGGGACTTTAAACAAACCATTATTGGATTTTCAAGCTTCAAAGATGCATATGAAGGGCCCGGAATTGCAGAGTTGCAAGAAATCTTCTCACGAGACTTCCCTATCG AGTAGAGACAATGTGAGAGGGGAAGCTGGCAGTTCTGATGaaacgaacaagaagaagaagatggaagaTGATTCTCATACTgtacagaaaaagcaaaagcaggAGGGCTCCAGCGTGCTTTCTTCTAAG GTCCCAAAAGTAAAACTCGGGGACAGAATCACAGCTTTGCAGCAGATTGTAGCACCTTTTGGAAAG ACTGATACTGCATCTGTACTACTTGAAGCAATTACGTACATCAAATTTATGCAGGAGCAAGTGGTG TTGCTGCTTAATCATCCATATATGAAGCCTACTCCAAGCACGCAAAGG GACCATAATTTATGGGGAGGAGTCGAGAGCAGGGCAGAAGCGAAGATGGACTTGAGGAGTAGAGGCTTATGCCTTGTTCCCATTTCATTCACTCCTCAAGTATGCCGTGAAAGTACAGGAGTTGATTATTGGACCCCTACTTATAGAGGTTGTTTGTATAGATGA
- the LOC116260125 gene encoding trihelix transcription factor ASR3-like gives MSDPISRTAILPVETRPTGGGGATATTTTTTTTTTTNTTATSAPSTSNGQREYRKGNWTLQETMILITAKKMDDERRMRGGDRERNKTAELRWKWVENYCWSSGCMRSQNQCNDKWDNLLRDYKKVREYESRPIAGRPSYWEMEKHDRKERNLPSNLAREVFEALHEVVNRRFPPRLVAPPATYQQQQHPLGVGGAAAPPPPPPPLPPPPPPPPLSQLPQPPPAEPPSPPHPHISAEETTDSSETEGSLEVKRRKTKGLGSSIVESASVLSRALLACEEKKDKRHRAFLDMEERKLHMEESRTEMNRQGFAGLISAVNNLSSAIHSMASERNGGSR, from the exons ATGAGCGACCCGATCTCCAGAACGGCGATACTTCCGGTGGAGACCCGACCGACGGGCGGTGGAGGTGCCACCGCCACCACGACCACAACGACGACCACTACCACCACGAACACGACGGCCACATCTGCACCGTCGACGTCGAACGGGCAGAGGGAGTATAGGAAAGGGAACTGGACGCTGCAGGAGACGATGATCCTGATCACGGCGAAGAAGATGGACGACGAACGTCGGATGAGGGGAGGGGATAGGGAGAGGAACAAGACGGCGGAGCTCCGGTGGAAGTGGGTCGAGAACTACTGCTGGAGCAGCGGCTGTATGCGGAGCCAGAACCAGTGCAACGACAAGTGGGACAACCTCCTCAGGGACTACAAGAAGGTGAGGGAGTACGAGAGCCGGCCGATCGCCGGCCGCCCGTCCTATTGGGAGATGGAGAAGCACGACCGGAAGGAGAGGAACCTTCCCTCCAATCTCGCTCGGGAGGTATTCGAGGCCCTACACGAGGTCGTCAACCGGCGGTTCCCCCCCAGGCTAGTGGCGCCGCCTGCCACCTACCAACAACAGCAGCACCCTTTGGGCGTTGGTGGTGCTGCTgcacctcctcctccaccaccgccgcttcctcctcctcctcctcctccgcctcttTCCCAGCTTCCTCAGCCTCCGCCGGCGGAGCCACCATCACCTCCGCATCCACACATCTcag CGGAAGAGACGACGGATTCATCGGAGACAGAAGGCAGCTTGGAGGTGAAGAGAAGGAAAACCAAAGGCCTTGGGTCCAGCATCGTCGAGAGCGCGTCGGTGTTGTCGAGAGCGCTGCTTGCCTGCGAAGAGAAGAAGGACAAGAGGCACCGAGCGTTTCTCGATATGGAGGAGAGGAAGCTGCACATGGAGGAGAGCAGGACGGAGATGAACAGGCAGGGATTCGCGGGTCTCATCTCCGCCGTCAACAACCTTTCTAGTGCGATTCACTCCATGGCCTCCGAAAGAAACGGCGGCAGCAGATGA
- the LOC116261347 gene encoding plant UBX domain-containing protein 7 has protein sequence MESGLSDDHQGMLVSFMEITACDSTDKARQFLQVTNWQLEEAIQLFYVGSDGSGAASTSVLPSSETTTTLPPESSNDTKALKSEDEDNVRPPLPVKREALYADSFIYGNRRPGYPSHQPNPVVAFRNFADEAKHVDVWDSNRAASSTSEGSRDNLASLYRPPFDLMYQGTFEQAKLEAARVGKWLIVNLQSTKEFSSHMLNRDTWSNEAVAQTISTGFIFWQIYDDTSEGKKVCTYYNLVNIPVVLVIDPITGQKMRSWCGMVEPEHLLEDLIPYMDKGPKDHHIAHPCKRMRENAQNGALKSAASLADNPNEEDEDVLKALAASLEDVKRPALPSDEDKKPEKEQEPEVPKSAKPLYPVLPDEPKCDSSLLCKILVRLPDGQRFRRNFLRTDSIQLLWSFCCSILKEAESRPFHLTQAIPGASKHLDFNSNQSFEEAGLSNSMISLTWE, from the exons ATGGAGAGCGGGTTAAGCGATGATCACCAGGGCATGTTGGTTTCCTTCATGGAGATTACGGCATGTGACTCCACGGACAAGGCTCGGCAGTTTCTGCAG GTGACGAATTGGCAGCTTGAAGAAGCTATTCAATTGTTTTACGTTGGAAGTGATGGCAGCGGAGCTGCATCAACATCTGTTCTTCCATCTTCAGAAACAACTACTACACTACCTCCTGAAAGCTCCAA TGACACAAAAGCTTTGAAGAGTGAGGATGAGGATAATGTACGCCCTCCCCTACCTGTAAAACGTGAAGCTCTTTATGCAGATTCCTTTATTTATGG GAACCGAAGGCCTGGCTATCCTTCACACCAACCTAACCCAGTTGTTGCATTTCGAAATTTTGCTGATGAGGCTaagcatgttgatgtttgggatTCTAATAGAGCTGCTAGTTCTACAAGTGAAGGTTCCCGTGATAATCTTGCTTCTCTATATCGCCCTCCATTTGACTTGATGTATCAAGGAACTTTTGAGCAG GCAAAATTGGAAGCTGCTCGTGTGGGTAAGTGGCTCATTGTGAACTTGCAATCTACTAAGGAATTCAGTTCTCACATG TTGAATAGGGATACTTGGTCAAATGAAGCTGTTGCACAAACAATCAGCACTGGTTTCATCTTCTGGCAG ATTTATGATGATACATCTGAAGGCAAAAAAGTCTGCACTTACTATAACTTAGTGAATATTCCTGTTGTCCTGGTCATTGACCCCATCACAGGGCAGAAAATGCGTTCATGGTGTGGCATGGTTGAACCAGAGCATTTGTTGGAG GACCTTATCCCATACATGGATAAAGGTCCTAAGGATCATCATATTGCTCACCCTTgcaaaagaatgagagaaaatgCTCAAAACGGTGCACTGAAGTCAG CGGCTTCACTAGCTGATAATCCcaatgaagaagatgaggatgtattgaaAGCTTTAGCTGCCTCCCTTGAGGATGTAAAACGACCTGCCTTACCTTCTGATGAAGACAAAAAACCAGAAAAGGAGCAAGAACCTGAAGTTCCCAAGAGCGCAAAACCATTGTACCCTGTCCTACCGGATGAGCCTAAATGCGATAGCAGTCTTCTTTGCAAGATTTTGGTCCGTCTTCCTGATGGTCAAAGATTTCGGAGAAACTTTCTTCGAACAGATTCAATACAG CTGCTATGGTCTTTCTGCTGCTCCATTTTGAAGGAGGCCGAATCTCGACCATTTCACTTGACTCAGGCAATACCGGGGGCATCAAAGCATCTGGATTTTAATAGCAATCAGAGCTTTGAGGAAGCCGGCCTTTCCAACTCAATGATTTCACTTACATGGGAATGA